A single genomic interval of Pirellulales bacterium harbors:
- a CDS encoding HEAT repeat domain-containing protein, which translates to MSALASADAAERRRAAEELARLGPTAKVAALDLARACADEDREVREWATAALEEIGPPPAADLNDLVELLPAGSPDVSYWAATLLGRLGAEGARAVPPLIATLEGNGDIIVRQRAAWALGKIGRSAAAGLPALKAAMASGQPRLVKLAEEAIKKIGG; encoded by the coding sequence ATGTCAGCCTTGGCCTCGGCGGACGCCGCCGAGCGCCGTCGCGCCGCGGAAGAACTGGCTCGCTTGGGCCCGACCGCCAAAGTGGCGGCACTGGATCTCGCCCGGGCCTGCGCCGACGAAGATCGCGAGGTTCGCGAATGGGCCACGGCGGCGCTGGAAGAAATTGGTCCCCCGCCGGCGGCCGACCTGAATGACCTGGTCGAGTTGCTCCCCGCGGGTTCCCCCGACGTCAGTTACTGGGCGGCCACGCTGCTCGGTCGCCTGGGGGCCGAAGGGGCTCGCGCCGTGCCGCCGCTGATCGCCACCCTCGAAGGCAATGGCGATATCATTGTCCGCCAGCGGGCGGCCTGGGCCTTGGGAAAAATCGGCCGCTCGGCCGCAGCGGGGCTGCCCGCGCTCAAGGCGGCCATGGCGAGCGGTCAGCCGCGTCTGGTGAAGCTCGCCGAAGAAGCGATCAAAAAAATCGGCGGCTGA
- a CDS encoding sigma-70 family RNA polymerase sigma factor — MSHPMTATVATESGDAELLRRFRSDRNDGIRGLLARHGGRVRTILRRRYRPTLDTQLTDAALYAAAGRALERFDPRRSQLGPWLLFLADREAVNLLRGERRHRERRVEWNELEPADGQPSPEQLVADAELADVLRDAMTRLLTELERRVIEADLDAADTASATQLAEALETSEQSIYAARGRARAKLLQSPVLKKHFERP; from the coding sequence ATGTCTCATCCCATGACCGCAACGGTCGCTACCGAATCGGGCGATGCCGAACTGCTGCGCAGGTTTCGGTCCGACCGCAACGACGGGATCCGCGGTCTGCTGGCGCGACATGGCGGTCGGGTGCGGACAATCCTCCGGCGCCGTTACCGGCCTACGCTCGACACGCAACTCACCGATGCCGCCTTGTATGCGGCCGCGGGGCGCGCCCTGGAACGCTTCGACCCGCGACGCTCGCAGCTCGGCCCCTGGCTGCTGTTCCTGGCCGATCGCGAGGCGGTGAACCTCTTGCGCGGCGAACGCCGACATCGCGAACGTCGGGTCGAATGGAACGAGTTGGAGCCGGCCGATGGGCAACCTTCGCCCGAGCAACTGGTGGCCGACGCCGAACTGGCCGACGTCCTGCGTGACGCCATGACCCGGCTGTTGACCGAGCTCGAACGCCGCGTGATCGAGGCCGATCTCGACGCCGCGGACACGGCCAGCGCCACGCAATTGGCCGAGGCCTTGGAAACGAGCGAGCAATCGATCTATGCCGCACGCGGACGTGCCCGGGCCAAGCTGCTGCAATCGCCCGTGCTGAAAAAACACTTCGAGAGGCCGTAG